From uncultured Pseudodesulfovibrio sp.:
ATTTGTAGGTTGGAAGTCTCGAATTATATTAGTTTTTTGGATATAATACTGTTTTTTCAGCAATTTAGATGCAGAAATAAACGTTGGCACGATAATGGCTCTAAGGCAATGAGCGCTCAAGAGTTTCTGTATTAAAGATTGCCAATATTCGCGATCTTCATAGCAATTCACTAATTAATTGGAGGTTTTAAATGGGAAGCATCGGCAGCATGAATCGTCCGACTGAAGGTATGCTCATGGGTTTGGTCCAATACCCTGTACCCATTGTTAACTCGCGCCGCGACATCGAAGCAAACATCGACAGAATCTGTGAAGCCACAGTGAATACCAAAGCTGGTTATCCTGGCATGGATCTGATCGTATGGCCTGAATACAGCTCACAAGGCCTGAACACAAAGAAATGGGTCAGTGATGAATTCCTGCTTGATGTCGAAGGGCCTTTGTTCCAGCGTTACGCTCAGACTTGTAAGGAAAACGATATCTGGGGCCTGTTCTCTCTCATGGAGCGCAATCCCAACAAAGATCAGATGCCTTACAACACGGCTGTCATCTTCAACAACAAGGGCGAACTTGCCCTGAAATATCGCAAACTAAATCCTTGGGTTCCCATTGAGCCTTGGATGCCCGGCGATCTCGGCCAGCCCGTATGCGATGGTCCCGGCGGCAGTAAGCTTTCCGTCTGCATCTGCCATGACGGTATGTTCCCCGAGCAAGCTCGCGAAGCTGCATACAATGGTTGCAACGTTTACATCCGCATCTCAGGTTACAGCACTCAGGTCAACGACCAGTGGATGCTGACCAACCGTTCCAACGCGTGGCAGAATCTGATGTACACCGCATCCGTTAACCTTGCCGGTTATGATGGTGTCTTCTACTACTTTGGCGAAGGTCAGGTTTGCAACTTCGACGGCACTACCATCCAGCAGGGTCATCGTAATCCTTGGGAAATCGTCACTGCTGAGGTTTTCCCGAAGATGGCAGATCAAGCCCGCAAAGACTGGGGCCTGGAAAACAACATTTACAACGTCGGTACCCGCGGTTACGTGGCCGTTCCCGGTGGAGTAAAGGAATGCCCTTACACATGGATCAAGGATTTCGCCAAGGGTGAATACAAATTGCCTTGGGAAGACGACATCAAAATCAAAGACGGTTCCATTTATGGATACCCGACAACCGGTGGACGCTTCGGCCTCTAGACCACACTGAATCCCGTTTGTCTAAAAAGGATGAAAAATAATTATTCTCACATCCTGAGTAAAAACAAACGAACAACAAATATGGCATAGCTACCAGGTGCATGCAGTCTAGCTGCATCTTGCACAAACGCCCGCGAATTGGTCTTCGCGGGCGTTTTTTAAAATTCATCCAAATGATGAAAGGACTTCCTTTCCTTTCATCGCAACTCCCCTTTCACTCTCAAAAAACGGGCCACCCAAGTTTCTCAACTTAAGTGGCCCGTTTTCTCAACTTAAGTGTCAGCTTACACACCCCGTCGGAAGCGGCGGACACATAGCGGACATTTTCCCGAAATCATCCATCAGGCAAGAAAAAAGGACCTCGGATAATTATCCGAAGTCCTTAACTTTCTTGTGGTGGAGCTGGAGGGAATCGAACCCACGACCTCTTGAATGCCATTCAAGGTGCGGGCTTTGTATAGTTTGAAATCATTGGCTAATTTTTCAGGCGGATAACATTTTTTGGCGAAAAGCGGGAATTTTGTGCTGTGGAAGGTTATCCAAACAACGATACTCGTTAGCCGGTCACCCTTAACTGCCACTTAATCTGTCCAACAGAGTAAAATACTTCTTGGCATGGAATCTTGGAGGGATATTTCTTTTGTAATTACATATTCGATAGTTGCATCAAAGTGGTAGCGGTGATAAGTCGAATGAAGAGGTGTGGACGATGGGATTTACAATTTATTTTGGGACTTCAAGTAACGTAAAGCTAGATCAGTATACTGTGATTGGTTCTGATTATGGCATAAAAGTTGAACAAGGCGTTGTAGTATCAAGTGCTATGTTAGAACCACAATTGGACTCTTCATTGCCAGATGGTCTTTCTACAATAGTCACACATCCCCTAAAGCTATCTTCACGCTTTGTTGCTAGGAAAAGTCAAATTCCATATATGGTTGAAGACACAATGATGGTTGTGGACTATTTTTCAAATAACAACTCTCAGGGGCAACTTGGATTACCTGGGCCTGACACCAAAAATTGGTGGCTCAACTTAGGAGCAGAAGGACTCTTACATTTGCTATCAGGTGAGACTAGACGTTCAGCAAAATTCTATTGTCAAATAGGCATTTATTGCGGTCCAGGCATATACATAACAGATGAATTTGTAGTGAATGGCGAAATTTCAAAATGTGTGCGATTTTCTAGTGCGGCAATAGACGACTTTCCTAGATCAAACCCGCACTACTTCCACTCTATTTTTATACCTGAAGGATCGGATATGACTCTAGGAGAAATGCCATCAGCTATCTTTGAAAAATATGATTATCGTAGAAAGTGTTTTAAAAGTGTGATTTCTAAAATGAAATCAACTATAGCCCCCAACTCCTACCAGCTCAAATTGTTTTAAAATCATGTTGCTTGCACTTTGTGGACCTTCAGCAGTTGGGAAGGACAGTCGTTGGCTTAAAACGGCTATTGAGATGGGGTACAAAAAGATTGTACCATATACTACTAGAAAAAAACGAGATGGAGAAGTAGACGGGGATGACTATTTCTTTGTGTCAAAAAATGAGTTTATTAAAAGGATAAGAGAGAAAAAATTTTTGGTATGGGATTATATGCTGAATAATTTCTACGGAACATCAATAGATGCATTACCTAATATCATAGACGGCAAAAAATGTTGTATACAGATAAAAACAACGATGGCTGAAAGGATAAAATTATTAACAGGGAATGTCAGAACTGTATTTTTGATGCCATCAGAAAATGAAGTTATTCTGAAACGCCTTAACAGTCGCAAATACACGCACGAGGAAAGAATAATTCGCCTTAATTACAATCTAGAAGAGATAGAACTGTCAGAATTGTGCGATGTGGTTATACCAAATGCTGACATTGTGACCAATCTAGACGCAAAAAGAATTTTGGGCGATATATTAGTAGGATAGCATCGCTATGTATACCAAAGAAAAAATTTATGCGCTAATCAAGTCAAATGATTTGTCAATTTCTTATCCAGACTTTGTTGACGACTTTACCGTCAACGAACTTCCTGTTGTATACGGAAGTGGTAATTTTGCGGGGAAATTATTTGAAGAGAATTACCATGGCGACAGATTGAGCGTAATGTTGGTCCTGTCGTAAAAAGCTTATCTCAAATTTCTAACAGTGAAAGGAAACAATTTAAAAACTATCCTTATTGCTTTGACTTAAGAAAAAGCAATGGTGAGTTTGTCATTAGGCCAAATGAAACAATTGCGATTCCGACTTTAGAACGAATTAAGACAGGCAAAAGTGTTGGCGGTATCGTTTTGCCTAAACTTGCTTGTGTGGATGCCGGATTAATATATATACCGTCGTACATTGACCCTGAATGGGACGGTGTTCTTCAGGCGGTAATTGTTAACGCCACGACCAATTCAATAAAAATCAGAATGAATGAAAAGGTTGGGATAGTTAAATTCCATTCTGTTGATGGAACTCTAGAGAGCAACTACAGGGAAGAGTTTATAAGAAAAAGCCACCATTACGGGCAAGGTTGGAAGCGAATCATTGAAGAAGATTTTAATCCGTTACCGACCAAAAAGGACGTTCATTTATCAAATCATGGTGTTTTTTCATTCGCTAGGAGGCTTACTAAAAGCCTCAACATCAATGCCACTAAGATTTTGTCCTCAATCGGCATACTGTCTATTTTGTCAATGGTATTTTATGTTGGATATTATAGCAGGACCTTGTCACAGTTGTCTCTTGTTCCACAGCAA
This genomic window contains:
- a CDS encoding formamidase, whose product is MGSIGSMNRPTEGMLMGLVQYPVPIVNSRRDIEANIDRICEATVNTKAGYPGMDLIVWPEYSSQGLNTKKWVSDEFLLDVEGPLFQRYAQTCKENDIWGLFSLMERNPNKDQMPYNTAVIFNNKGELALKYRKLNPWVPIEPWMPGDLGQPVCDGPGGSKLSVCICHDGMFPEQAREAAYNGCNVYIRISGYSTQVNDQWMLTNRSNAWQNLMYTASVNLAGYDGVFYYFGEGQVCNFDGTTIQQGHRNPWEIVTAEVFPKMADQARKDWGLENNIYNVGTRGYVAVPGGVKECPYTWIKDFAKGEYKLPWEDDIKIKDGSIYGYPTTGGRFGL
- a CDS encoding non-canonical purine NTP pyrophosphatase is translated as MGFTIYFGTSSNVKLDQYTVIGSDYGIKVEQGVVVSSAMLEPQLDSSLPDGLSTIVTHPLKLSSRFVARKSQIPYMVEDTMMVVDYFSNNNSQGQLGLPGPDTKNWWLNLGAEGLLHLLSGETRRSAKFYCQIGIYCGPGIYITDEFVVNGEISKCVRFSSAAIDDFPRSNPHYFHSIFIPEGSDMTLGEMPSAIFEKYDYRRKCFKSVISKMKSTIAPNSYQLKLF